In Argonema galeatum A003/A1, the following proteins share a genomic window:
- a CDS encoding GNAT family N-acetyltransferase: MSPAQRAPVSIRLAQSEDISKITKIQIDSIRILCAQYYNASQIETLLENKKQGRNWKELIFVAEIQSQIVGFSALSLIEPTINGVFVDPAFIRQGIGQKLLAALENEAGKNRARCLWVSASLNAVQFYESQGYQTISRNTISLASGVPIPVVTMKKVLIPPTRAEIIVTQLIYILVILFLLFAVVLRLLFAG; encoded by the coding sequence GTGTCACCTGCTCAAAGAGCCCCAGTTTCGATTCGCCTAGCTCAGTCAGAAGACATCAGCAAAATCACAAAAATTCAGATTGATTCTATCCGAATTCTTTGCGCTCAGTATTATAACGCAAGTCAAATTGAGACACTGCTAGAAAATAAGAAACAAGGTAGAAACTGGAAAGAACTTATTTTTGTAGCAGAAATTCAAAGTCAGATAGTTGGGTTTTCTGCTCTTTCCCTGATCGAACCAACGATTAACGGCGTATTTGTCGATCCAGCCTTTATTCGTCAAGGGATTGGTCAAAAATTATTGGCTGCTTTAGAAAATGAAGCCGGAAAAAATCGGGCGAGATGTTTGTGGGTTTCAGCTTCCCTGAATGCAGTTCAATTTTATGAATCCCAAGGTTATCAAACTATCAGCAGAAATACCATTTCGCTAGCATCTGGAGTTCCAATTCCAGTAGTTACCATGAAGAAAGTGTTGATTCCACCGACGCGGGCAGAAATTATTGTCACCCAGCTAATCTATATACTCGTAATTCTTTTCTTACTGTTTGCTGTAGTGTTGAGGCTTCTGTTTGCTGGGTAA
- the rppA gene encoding two-component system response regulator RppA → MRVLLVEDEPDLGAAIKRILSQQKYVVDWVMDGTVAWNYLEYNKTQYTLAIFDWLIPGISGLDLLRKLRANNNSLPVLMLTARDRMEDKVAGLDAGADDYLVKPFGMAEFLARLRALQRRSPQIQPEQLNVGSLTLDYATRTVYRLDPNGNKVEITLTNKEFQLLEYFMKHPNQILTSDQIRNQLWEMSADTISNVVAAQVRLLRRQLAQVGSAHLIETIHGTGYCFDTTNEPK, encoded by the coding sequence ATGAGAGTGCTGTTAGTGGAAGATGAACCAGACCTGGGTGCTGCTATTAAGCGAATCCTGAGCCAGCAAAAGTATGTAGTTGACTGGGTTATGGATGGCACGGTCGCTTGGAACTATCTAGAATATAACAAAACACAGTATACGCTGGCAATCTTCGACTGGTTGATACCAGGGATATCGGGATTAGATCTACTGCGTAAGTTACGTGCTAACAACAATTCTCTGCCAGTGTTAATGTTAACCGCAAGAGACAGAATGGAAGATAAGGTCGCTGGATTAGATGCGGGGGCAGATGACTATCTGGTCAAACCGTTTGGTATGGCGGAATTTCTGGCACGGTTGCGAGCTTTGCAGAGGCGATCGCCTCAGATCCAACCCGAACAACTAAATGTGGGTAGCCTTACTCTGGACTACGCAACGAGAACTGTTTATCGTCTCGATCCTAACGGTAATAAGGTGGAGATTACTCTAACTAATAAGGAGTTCCAGCTATTAGAGTATTTCATGAAACACCCGAACCAAATTCTTACTAGCGACCAAATTCGCAATCAGCTTTGGGAAATGAGTGCAGATACGATCAGTAATGTGGTAGCAGCTCAAGTACGCTTGCTCAGACGCCAACTAGCACAGGTAGGCAGCGCTCATCTGATTGAAACCATCCACGGTACGGGCTATTGTTTCGATACAACTAATGAACCAAAATAA
- a CDS encoding Npun_R2479 family HD domain-containing metalloprotein, which translates to MFDPTQLIIDHFVLQLREGYKRTYGGWKPDYADIIGWAGNMALENIANSDALYHNVEHTILVTLVGQEILRGKHIREGGVSCEDWLHAIISLLCHDIGYVKGVCRQDRPPEVLYATGINGTMVKLPLGSSDASLAAYHVDRGKQFIQERFGYHKLIDAELIKHNIELTRFPVPADEDHQDTLNYPGLVRAADLIGQLSDPRYLKKISALYYEFEETGVNKNLGYHHPGDVRQNYAKFYWNVVYPYIKDGLRYLDLTQEGKQVLANLYANVFVVEHEQSNIGVA; encoded by the coding sequence ATGTTCGATCCCACGCAATTAATCATCGACCACTTCGTTCTTCAGCTGCGAGAAGGCTACAAGCGCACTTATGGAGGCTGGAAGCCTGACTACGCAGATATAATTGGTTGGGCCGGAAATATGGCCCTGGAAAATATCGCCAACAGCGACGCCCTCTATCACAATGTCGAACACACCATCTTAGTCACCTTGGTGGGACAAGAAATTTTGCGGGGCAAACACATCCGCGAGGGTGGCGTGTCCTGCGAAGATTGGTTGCACGCCATCATTTCCTTGTTGTGCCATGACATTGGGTACGTTAAGGGGGTTTGCAGGCAAGACCGACCGCCGGAAGTTTTGTATGCTACAGGCATAAACGGTACAATGGTGAAATTGCCTCTAGGCTCATCTGATGCCAGTCTGGCTGCTTATCACGTAGATAGAGGCAAACAGTTTATTCAAGAACGCTTTGGGTATCACAAGCTAATTGATGCTGAGTTGATTAAGCACAATATTGAATTGACCCGTTTCCCTGTGCCAGCAGATGAGGATCATCAGGACACTCTCAATTATCCCGGTTTGGTTCGCGCCGCCGATTTAATCGGTCAGCTAAGCGATCCGCGATATCTTAAGAAGATTAGCGCCTTGTACTATGAGTTTGAAGAAACGGGCGTCAATAAAAACTTAGGCTACCACCACCCAGGCGATGTGCGTCAAAACTATGCCAAGTTTTACTGGAATGTGGTCTATCCTTACATTAAAGATGGGCTGCGCTATTTAGATTTGACGCAAGAGGGGAAACAAGTTCTGGCGAATCTCTACGCGAATGTGTTCGTTGTGGAGCATGAGCAGTCTAATATTGGGGTAGCGTAA
- a CDS encoding DUF2808 domain-containing protein → MKPLIYAAALTLTIISFRSIVMKKLIYATAFTLMLASWIPVAHAAGRSRDFKVSRIVHSAAHATGTRNLDATHHFEIDVEGSAISEISMDLPEGISIHRGIKITNQSGQKIPATVSIADRKATLLFGQPVTPGTTISVKIEGVPTSIYQHFWQYMVYGKMVGIDAAIPLGIAQIQTPGR, encoded by the coding sequence ATGAAACCGTTAATTTATGCAGCTGCGTTAACTCTAACAATCATATCTTTTAGGAGTATTGTGATGAAAAAGCTAATTTATGCCACTGCTTTCACATTGATGCTAGCCTCTTGGATTCCCGTAGCTCATGCAGCGGGAAGGAGTCGAGATTTCAAAGTTTCTCGCATTGTCCATAGTGCCGCACACGCTACTGGTACTCGTAACCTAGATGCTACTCATCATTTTGAAATTGATGTTGAGGGCTCTGCAATTTCAGAAATTTCGATGGATTTACCAGAGGGCATAAGCATTCATAGGGGAATTAAAATAACAAATCAATCTGGTCAAAAAATCCCAGCGACAGTTTCTATCGCTGACCGAAAAGCTACGTTACTTTTCGGTCAACCTGTAACTCCTGGAACAACAATATCAGTTAAAATTGAAGGCGTTCCTACTTCAATTTATCAACATTTTTGGCAGTACATGGTCTATGGCAAGATGGTTGGGATAGATGCAGCAATTCCCCTGGGAATCGCTCAAATACAAACCCCTGGTCGATAG
- a CDS encoding DUF3891 family protein, whose product MIANQHEKGWEVIYHQAHALLAAVLAGHWRKKDRPLRWIETIAAISHHDDLEREWEGNHLTEVGTPLDFTLGNETKTDIKPLTELTTNARYRGRWVAMLISMHLSFLNEGKRGESKELDSFLDEQKEDQETWRQELKITKKEADQAYAFMQLCDRLSLILCNRELPAGERALEIAKGPDGKRYDIMERSDSTVTVTPWPFEEEEFPVTLEACYLKQVKFDSNDELTKALQQAPIELLEWKFVK is encoded by the coding sequence GTGATTGCTAATCAACACGAGAAAGGTTGGGAAGTCATTTACCATCAGGCTCATGCCTTGCTAGCTGCGGTATTGGCGGGACACTGGCGGAAAAAAGACCGCCCCTTGCGCTGGATTGAAACAATAGCGGCGATTTCTCATCACGATGATTTAGAACGGGAATGGGAAGGAAACCACCTCACTGAAGTGGGTACGCCTTTAGACTTTACTCTTGGCAATGAAACTAAAACTGACATTAAACCGCTGACAGAATTGACGACTAATGCCCGCTACCGGGGACGGTGGGTAGCAATGCTGATTTCTATGCACCTGAGCTTTTTAAATGAAGGTAAACGCGGAGAATCAAAGGAATTGGATAGCTTTTTGGACGAACAAAAAGAAGATCAAGAAACATGGCGGCAGGAACTAAAGATTACTAAAAAGGAAGCCGATCAAGCTTATGCTTTTATGCAATTGTGCGATCGCCTCTCGCTGATCCTGTGCAACCGGGAATTACCAGCGGGTGAACGTGCCTTAGAAATCGCCAAGGGGCCTGACGGCAAACGCTATGATATTATGGAGCGTAGCGATAGCACTGTCACCGTGACACCCTGGCCTTTTGAAGAGGAAGAATTTCCTGTGACTTTGGAAGCGTGCTACCTAAAACAAGTAAAATTCGACAGTAATGACGAACTCACAAAAGCGCTTCAACAGGCACCGATTGAATTATTGGAGTGGAAATTTGTAAAATAA
- a CDS encoding glucosamine-6-phosphate deaminase has protein sequence MSNPQNTSQFPTPVKTVRVDALSVRVYDSEATMAQDVAQLAQTYLQNLLTQQESAAVLLATGNSQIEFLDALIAIGGVDWSKITLFHLDEYLGIDGEHPASFRRYMRDRVENRVHPAVFHYIEGDTMQPLDECDRYSQLLRSQPIDLCCLGLGENGHLAFNEPSVASFKETRLIKLVKLDKKTRQQQVNEGHFPNLEAVPQYAFTLTIPTICTAKQIFCLAPEKRKASAVKNMLTGEISSAIPASALRQQTQATLFLDTDSASLL, from the coding sequence ATGTCTAATCCACAAAATACATCTCAATTTCCTACACCTGTAAAAACTGTTCGGGTCGATGCCTTATCGGTGCGAGTATACGACTCGGAAGCTACTATGGCGCAAGACGTGGCGCAACTGGCACAAACCTATTTGCAAAACCTCCTCACTCAGCAGGAGTCGGCGGCTGTACTCCTGGCTACAGGCAACTCGCAAATCGAGTTTCTAGACGCCCTAATTGCCATAGGAGGCGTGGATTGGTCTAAAATTACCCTTTTTCACCTAGACGAATATTTGGGTATTGATGGCGAACATCCTGCCAGTTTTCGTCGCTATATGCGCGATCGCGTTGAAAATAGGGTGCATCCTGCGGTTTTTCATTACATAGAAGGGGACACGATGCAACCCCTGGATGAATGCGATCGCTATTCCCAACTTTTGCGATCGCAACCCATAGACCTTTGTTGTCTTGGATTGGGAGAGAACGGACATTTAGCTTTTAACGAACCGTCTGTAGCCTCTTTCAAGGAAACCAGACTTATAAAATTGGTGAAACTGGACAAAAAGACGCGCCAGCAACAAGTAAATGAAGGTCATTTTCCCAATCTTGAAGCCGTACCCCAATATGCTTTTACACTTACCATTCCGACGATCTGCACTGCAAAACAAATCTTCTGCTTAGCACCCGAAAAACGTAAAGCTTCGGCAGTAAAAAATATGTTAACAGGAGAAATTAGCTCGGCAATTCCAGCCTCCGCACTCCGCCAACAAACTCAGGCGACGTTATTTTTAGATACAGATTCAGCCAGTCTACTTTGA
- a CDS encoding efflux RND transporter permease subunit, with protein MLSNIIKWAIARRWLVILGAVIVTFWIFRTIIQMPLDVFPSFAPPQVEIQTEAAGLAPEEIESLVTLPIESAINGTPGVTAVRSSSAAGISVVKVIFNWGTDIYQARQLVTERLQQAQSKLPEGVETPQISPISSPIGTVLQYAFTSETTPLMEVRRIVDWQVTNRLLAVPGVSQVVAYGGDIRQYQVLVDPAKLKAFDVSLKEVTEAVAAANVNAPGGYLITPDREKLIRGIGRIESMEDLKRSVIIARNGTPVKIEDVADVEIGAAIKRGDGSFNGQKAIIVMINKQPLADTPTVTKAIESAMAELKAGLPKDIKVTATFRQENYIDSSIENVREALVEGSIIVALILIPFLMNWRNLAVCLTALPLSLLLGVLALDWLGQGLNTMTLGGLAVAIGSAVDDAIVDAENVYRCLRENKYSPHPRPVLEVVFEGCQEVRDSVFGATIITIVVFSPIFALTGVEGSIFIPMGIGYLVAVLASSVTALTVTPALCAILLPHGRLPEREPWVARFFKRLYHPLLTFSLRGSGIILSLAAASLVATMVIVPSLGRVFLPEFQEQTLVNTLLLYPGVSLDATNSAGFALQDALKGDPRFPFVQLRSGRAPGDGDAAGVNLGHLDIELSEEGMKNREKTLEKLREEFAKLPGVAPNIGGFISHRMDEVLSGVRSAIAIKIFGPDLEQLRTLGQQVDDVMKTVNGIVDLQLEPQIPIEQIQIKFDRSAAARYGLTVGQLSEIIETALNGRVVSQVLENQQTFDLLVWLKPEARSNLNTLENLLVDTPSGTKIPLAQVAKINNATGPNTINRENVSRLIVVAANAKGRDLRSVVNEIREKVNQNVHPPSGYYIQYAGQFEAEERATQNILISSAIAFVVITVIMYLSVKSIPSTAAIMINLPLALVGGVIAVALTGGIISIASLVGFITLFGVATRNGLLLVDNYNSKFAEGMPFKEVIISGSMERLNAILMTAFTSALGLAPLVVEGGPGKEILQPLSVVVLGGLFTSTALTLMVLPALYAKFGKYLVPKRTKPVSENGKVVGSVLEK; from the coding sequence ATGCTCAGTAATATTATTAAATGGGCGATCGCTCGTCGCTGGTTAGTCATTCTCGGTGCAGTTATCGTCACTTTTTGGATATTTCGCACCATCATCCAAATGCCTCTGGATGTTTTTCCTAGCTTTGCACCGCCGCAAGTGGAAATTCAAACCGAAGCTGCCGGACTCGCCCCAGAAGAAATAGAATCACTCGTAACTTTACCAATTGAAAGTGCGATTAATGGGACTCCTGGAGTAACCGCAGTACGTTCTTCCAGTGCAGCGGGAATTTCTGTTGTCAAAGTAATCTTTAACTGGGGAACCGATATCTATCAAGCTCGCCAGTTAGTTACAGAGCGATTGCAACAAGCTCAGAGTAAACTTCCCGAAGGAGTAGAAACACCGCAAATTTCTCCAATTAGTTCCCCCATTGGGACTGTACTTCAATATGCTTTCACTTCTGAAACCACTCCTTTAATGGAAGTACGGCGAATTGTTGATTGGCAAGTAACCAATCGCCTTTTAGCTGTGCCGGGAGTTAGTCAAGTTGTAGCTTATGGTGGGGACATCCGTCAATATCAAGTATTAGTAGATCCAGCTAAATTAAAAGCTTTTGATGTTTCCTTAAAAGAAGTTACTGAAGCCGTAGCAGCCGCCAATGTAAATGCTCCCGGCGGTTATTTAATTACGCCCGATCGAGAAAAATTAATCCGGGGTATTGGGCGAATTGAATCTATGGAAGACCTGAAGCGATCGGTCATTATTGCACGTAATGGCACGCCTGTCAAAATAGAAGATGTTGCAGACGTAGAAATCGGCGCAGCGATTAAACGGGGTGATGGTAGCTTTAACGGTCAAAAGGCAATCATCGTAATGATTAATAAACAGCCTCTTGCCGATACTCCCACTGTCACTAAGGCTATTGAATCAGCAATGGCAGAACTTAAAGCTGGCTTACCCAAGGATATTAAAGTAACTGCGACATTTCGTCAAGAGAACTACATTGATTCCTCAATTGAAAATGTTAGAGAAGCTTTAGTTGAAGGCAGCATTATCGTTGCCCTTATCCTCATCCCATTTTTGATGAATTGGCGCAACCTTGCTGTTTGTCTAACTGCCCTTCCTTTATCTTTGTTGTTAGGAGTGCTAGCCCTAGACTGGTTGGGACAAGGCTTGAATACAATGACCTTGGGAGGATTAGCAGTAGCAATTGGTTCTGCTGTTGATGATGCCATTGTTGATGCCGAAAACGTCTACCGCTGCTTGCGAGAAAATAAATACTCTCCTCATCCTCGTCCGGTTTTAGAAGTTGTATTTGAAGGCTGCCAGGAGGTACGCGATTCGGTATTTGGAGCTACCATAATTACCATAGTTGTCTTTTCCCCAATTTTTGCTTTAACTGGTGTGGAAGGTAGCATTTTTATCCCGATGGGTATTGGTTATTTGGTGGCAGTTCTAGCTTCTAGTGTGACCGCACTAACTGTAACTCCGGCTTTGTGTGCTATTCTTTTGCCTCACGGTCGCTTGCCAGAAAGGGAACCTTGGGTGGCGAGATTTTTCAAGCGTCTTTATCATCCCCTGTTAACCTTTTCTCTGCGTGGTTCTGGAATCATCTTGAGCCTTGCCGCTGCTAGTTTGGTGGCGACAATGGTCATTGTTCCTTCGTTAGGACGAGTGTTTTTGCCAGAGTTTCAGGAGCAAACTTTGGTGAACACCCTATTACTCTATCCAGGTGTATCTCTGGACGCTACAAATAGCGCCGGTTTTGCACTCCAAGATGCACTTAAGGGTGACCCCAGATTTCCATTTGTACAGTTGCGATCGGGCCGTGCGCCTGGAGATGGAGATGCAGCGGGAGTGAACTTGGGGCATTTGGATATAGAGTTAAGTGAAGAAGGAATGAAAAACCGGGAAAAAACTTTAGAAAAATTACGGGAGGAATTTGCCAAATTACCAGGGGTAGCGCCTAATATTGGGGGTTTTATCTCTCACCGGATGGATGAGGTGTTGTCTGGAGTCAGGAGTGCGATCGCTATCAAAATTTTCGGCCCCGACTTAGAACAACTCCGCACCCTTGGGCAACAAGTTGACGATGTAATGAAAACCGTTAATGGAATTGTAGATTTGCAACTAGAACCTCAAATACCAATCGAACAAATACAAATCAAATTCGATCGTTCGGCAGCGGCAAGGTATGGTTTAACAGTCGGACAACTTTCCGAAATTATTGAAACCGCGCTCAACGGACGAGTAGTATCTCAAGTATTAGAAAATCAACAAACCTTCGACCTCCTCGTCTGGTTAAAGCCTGAAGCGAGGAGCAACTTAAATACTCTTGAAAACCTGCTTGTTGATACGCCTTCTGGTACTAAAATTCCTTTAGCTCAAGTTGCTAAAATTAATAACGCAACCGGGCCAAATACTATCAACCGCGAGAACGTTTCTCGCCTGATTGTTGTAGCTGCTAATGCTAAAGGAAGAGATTTGCGTTCTGTTGTTAATGAAATTCGAGAAAAAGTTAATCAAAACGTGCATCCGCCCTCTGGTTACTATATTCAGTATGCAGGGCAATTTGAAGCGGAAGAACGAGCCACGCAGAACATCTTAATTTCCAGTGCGATCGCCTTTGTAGTCATTACGGTAATCATGTACCTTTCTGTTAAATCTATTCCCTCTACTGCCGCGATCATGATTAATTTGCCTTTAGCTTTGGTGGGGGGAGTAATTGCGGTAGCTTTGACTGGGGGCATTATTTCCATCGCCTCCCTAGTTGGTTTTATCACTCTGTTTGGGGTGGCTACTCGTAACGGACTGCTACTGGTAGACAACTACAATAGCAAATTTGCTGAAGGTATGCCTTTTAAAGAAGTCATCATTAGCGGGTCGATGGAACGACTTAACGCTATTTTAATGACTGCTTTCACCTCAGCTTTAGGGTTGGCACCTTTGGTAGTGGAGGGTGGACCAGGGAAGGAAATTTTACAACCACTGTCAGTAGTAGTGCTGGGTGGGTTGTTTACTTCTACGGCATTAACGCTAATGGTGTTACCCGCGTTATACGCTAAGTTTGGGAAATACTTAGTTCCTAAGCGAACTAAGCCAGTTTCTGAGAACGGGAAAGTAGTCGGATCTGTGCTTGAAAAGTAA
- a CDS encoding DNA polymerase beta superfamily protein, whose product MNRQEIEQRTILIALTGSQGYGLATETSDRDYRGIFIATKPYYLGLKSIEQKDSGWTEEPGKFSYLSKDTSIYELKKFLELSADNNPNILELLWFKDYVHITDVGRTLKQHKQMFLSKKVRQTYAGYGYAQIKKLESHRRWLLNPPQRKPEPEDFGLAPTQPLTVVQLNAFLEYLYLLIRGRIQFLEEAEELYNLLMAEIDFKAVLKQYALPEETLDYTTKISNTSENFIKLIQKTQQYHNANREYENYQQWKKNRNPARAAMEAKVGYDAKFVMQAIRLLKSGIEILETQNVIIDRREAGDAEELLAIKRGEYSYDEVMAIANNLYQQLDVAYAKSTLPKSVDREAVNQLCIDLVSMQGL is encoded by the coding sequence ATGAATCGCCAAGAAATAGAACAAAGAACAATTCTCATTGCTTTAACAGGAAGTCAGGGTTATGGTTTAGCCACTGAAACCTCCGATCGTGACTATCGCGGCATCTTTATAGCAACGAAACCTTATTACCTGGGATTGAAAAGCATAGAACAAAAAGATAGCGGTTGGACAGAAGAACCGGGAAAGTTTTCTTATTTATCGAAAGATACTTCTATTTATGAGCTAAAAAAGTTTTTGGAACTGTCTGCTGACAACAATCCCAATATCTTGGAGCTTCTTTGGTTCAAGGACTATGTTCATATAACCGATGTCGGCAGAACCTTAAAGCAACACAAGCAGATGTTTCTCTCAAAAAAAGTGAGACAAACTTATGCAGGATACGGTTATGCCCAAATCAAAAAATTAGAGTCGCACCGTCGCTGGTTGCTCAATCCGCCTCAACGCAAGCCTGAGCCAGAAGACTTTGGTTTAGCGCCAACCCAACCGCTGACAGTTGTACAACTAAATGCGTTTTTGGAATATCTTTATCTTTTGATTAGAGGCCGCATTCAGTTTTTGGAAGAGGCGGAAGAGCTTTATAATTTGCTAATGGCAGAAATAGATTTCAAGGCAGTGTTAAAACAGTATGCTTTGCCAGAAGAGACGTTAGATTATACCACAAAAATATCTAATACATCGGAAAATTTCATTAAATTAATCCAAAAAACTCAACAGTATCATAATGCTAACAGAGAATATGAAAACTATCAACAATGGAAGAAAAACCGCAATCCCGCACGGGCAGCAATGGAAGCGAAAGTTGGGTATGATGCCAAATTTGTTATGCAGGCGATCCGACTGTTAAAAAGCGGGATTGAAATTTTAGAAACGCAGAATGTGATAATAGACCGGAGAGAAGCAGGTGATGCCGAAGAGTTGCTGGCGATTAAAAGAGGAGAGTATAGTTATGATGAAGTGATGGCGATCGCTAATAACCTCTACCAGCAACTCGACGTTGCTTATGCCAAATCTACACTGCCAAAAAGTGTGGATAGAGAGGCAGTTAATCAGCTTTGTATTGATTTAGTTAGTATGCAGGGTTTGTGA
- the rppB gene encoding two-component system sensor histidine kinase RppB yields MNQNKLFSQTRLQLASWYAVVMGFILSLCGFGVYEAIVHAHWQTLDRELEAVAGTLHDSIENKLKQPGRLEPTEEQLLSEPQSKRHILGAIYQGNYYVRLLDRSERIVAQVGFVPLGLPVTSPKTTWQNLKDADGNRYHQISLSLHTQDNLSWGYMQMGRSLKDLDDYLKTVKLVLFFGLPIAMILVGGSSWWLAGLAMQPIYQSYRQIQQFTADAAHELRTPLAATQATVESGLEMPQLDELEARDILRTIERQNRRLIQLVGDLLLLARLERQAVPMRLKPCCLNDLVGDLIEEFEALALANGLTLAADIQGKHPVEVVGDEDQLYRLVSNLMVNAIQYTPAGGKVTVVQDCSDRHAAIEVQDTGIGIAPSEQKRIFDRFYRVNSDRSRSTGGSGLGLAIALAIVQAHGGSLQVQSELSKGSTFTIRLPYISKY; encoded by the coding sequence ATGAACCAAAATAAGCTTTTTTCTCAGACTCGTTTACAACTAGCCAGCTGGTATGCGGTCGTGATGGGCTTTATCCTAAGCTTGTGTGGTTTTGGGGTATACGAGGCAATTGTCCATGCCCACTGGCAAACCTTAGACCGAGAGCTGGAGGCGGTTGCAGGAACTCTACACGATAGTATTGAAAACAAACTAAAACAACCTGGACGCTTGGAACCGACAGAAGAACAACTGTTGTCTGAACCGCAGTCGAAACGCCACATTCTAGGAGCAATTTACCAAGGTAATTACTATGTGAGATTGTTAGACCGTTCCGAACGGATTGTTGCACAAGTAGGTTTTGTGCCTCTTGGTTTACCTGTCACATCGCCAAAAACTACCTGGCAAAATCTTAAGGACGCTGATGGAAATCGTTATCATCAAATTTCTCTATCGCTGCATACTCAGGATAATCTTTCTTGGGGATATATGCAGATGGGGCGGAGTCTGAAAGACCTTGATGACTACCTCAAGACTGTCAAATTGGTTTTGTTTTTCGGATTGCCAATAGCGATGATTTTGGTAGGTGGTTCTAGTTGGTGGTTGGCAGGATTGGCGATGCAACCGATTTACCAATCTTATCGCCAGATCCAACAGTTTACAGCGGATGCTGCTCACGAGCTGCGGACGCCTTTAGCTGCTACACAAGCGACTGTTGAATCAGGGCTGGAAATGCCTCAGTTGGATGAACTTGAGGCGCGTGACATTTTACGAACTATAGAGCGTCAGAACCGCAGGCTAATTCAGCTGGTTGGCGATTTGTTGTTGCTGGCCCGTCTGGAGCGACAAGCTGTGCCGATGCGACTAAAACCTTGTTGCCTGAATGACTTGGTTGGGGATTTAATAGAGGAATTTGAAGCGTTGGCTCTTGCCAATGGCCTAACTCTCGCTGCTGATATCCAGGGGAAGCACCCAGTAGAGGTGGTTGGTGATGAAGATCAGCTGTATCGCTTAGTTTCTAATTTGATGGTGAATGCTATCCAGTATACGCCAGCCGGAGGGAAGGTAACAGTTGTTCAGGACTGTAGCGATCGTCATGCTGCGATCGAAGTTCAAGATACAGGTATTGGGATTGCACCCTCCGAACAGAAGCGGATTTTCGATCGCTTTTATCGGGTCAATAGCGATCGCTCTCGCAGTACCGGGGGGTCGGGTTTGGGGTTGGCGATCGCTCTAGCTATTGTTCAGGCACATGGAGGTAGCTTACAAGTGCAAAGCGAATTGAGCAAAGGTAGCACTTTCACAATTCGATTGCCCTATATTTCTAAGTACTAA
- a CDS encoding pentapeptide repeat-containing protein, translating into MDAKELLKLYAAGQRDFSGANLIGANLERAHLVGVNFSGAYLAAANLSRAHLTGANLSGAFLHRADLSFAKVNEAILTDADLTKANLQGASLVKSVLKGAKLSGSIMTAVNLRLANLEGVNLCGSDLRGINLRSANLTNANLNWANLNGARLSGAQLRGALLNGIKLSKAFLNGVDLNSVDLDGVNLSESKLSGANLSGANLSATNLSNSQLRVSLLARSNLHAANLSGATLTKADLCEANLSKADLSSADLNKADLTGANLNMADLTDADLSEASLRGAYLWGANLNVAALRGADLSGASLRGAYIEGAETYWPEAILTGATMPDGSRHN; encoded by the coding sequence ATGGACGCTAAAGAACTACTCAAGCTTTATGCCGCAGGACAAAGAGATTTTAGTGGAGCAAATTTAATCGGAGCTAACCTGGAAAGAGCCCACCTAGTAGGAGTTAACTTTTCAGGTGCATATTTAGCAGCAGCTAACCTCAGTCGCGCACACCTAACTGGAGCCAATCTCAGTGGCGCATTTTTGCACCGGGCAGATCTAAGTTTTGCTAAGGTAAATGAAGCAATATTAACAGATGCAGACTTGACAAAAGCAAACCTTCAAGGAGCCAGCCTAGTTAAATCGGTTCTAAAGGGAGCCAAACTGAGTGGGTCGATCATGACGGCTGTAAACCTGCGCTTAGCCAACTTGGAAGGTGTTAATCTGTGTGGATCGGATTTGCGGGGGATTAACTTACGTTCTGCTAACCTAACGAATGCCAATCTGAATTGGGCTAATCTTAATGGAGCCAGATTGAGCGGTGCCCAGCTGCGGGGAGCATTACTCAATGGAATCAAACTCAGTAAAGCCTTCCTCAATGGCGTAGACCTCAACAGCGTAGACTTGGATGGAGTCAACCTGAGCGAATCAAAACTCAGTGGAGCCAACCTCAGTGGAGCAAACCTCTCAGCAACCAACCTCAGTAATTCCCAGCTGCGTGTGTCGCTACTGGCAAGATCGAACCTTCATGCAGCCAACCTGAGTGGCGCAACACTCACCAAAGCAGACTTATGCGAGGCAAATTTGAGTAAGGCAGACCTGTCATCCGCCGATCTCAATAAGGCAGACTTGACTGGGGCAAATCTGAATATGGCTGACCTCACCGACGCTGACCTGAGTGAGGCAAGTTTGCGGGGAGCTTATCTGTGGGGAGCTAACTTAAATGTAGCAGCATTGCGAGGGGCCGATCTGAGCGGGGCTAGCTTGCGCGGAGCATACATAGAAGGAGCAGAAACCTACTGGCCGGAGGCAATTTTGACAGGCGCGACAATGCCAGACGGAAGTCGTCATAACTAG